One part of the Candidatus Schekmanbacteria bacterium RIFCSPLOWO2_02_FULL_38_14 genome encodes these proteins:
- a CDS encoding D-tyrosyl-tRNA(Tyr) deacylase yields MKAVVQRVKKASVIIEGKIFGTIEKGFAILLGISETDTEEDVKYLSEKIANLRIFEDSQGKMNLSCLDIKGDFLVVSQFTLIADCRKGRRPSFIEAARPEKAIPLYENFISLLRQTGSKVETGEFGASMVVEIHNDGPVTIILDSRER; encoded by the coding sequence TTGAAAGCAGTAGTACAACGCGTTAAAAAAGCCTCTGTAATCATCGAAGGGAAAATTTTCGGAACAATAGAAAAAGGATTTGCCATACTTCTTGGTATATCAGAAACTGATACAGAGGAGGATGTAAAATACCTTTCAGAAAAAATTGCTAACCTGCGTATTTTTGAAGATTCACAGGGAAAGATGAATCTGTCGTGTCTTGACATAAAGGGAGATTTCCTTGTAGTCTCTCAATTCACCCTTATTGCTGACTGCAGAAAGGGAAGAAGACCAAGTTTTATCGAAGCTGCAAGACCTGAAAAAGCAATACCTCTATATGAAAATTTCATTTCCCTTTTAAGACAAACAGGTTCAAAGGTTGAAACCGGAGAATTTGGGGCATCAATGGTTGTTGAAATTCACAATGACGGTCCAGTCACAATAATCCTCGATAGCAGGGAAAGGTAA